Proteins from one Coturnix japonica isolate 7356 chromosome 5, Coturnix japonica 2.1, whole genome shotgun sequence genomic window:
- the KATNBL1 gene encoding KATNB1-like protein 1 — protein sequence MASEAHNAKKQKVLLIEGRPVDLPRKRISSSTKKIMKEDKKSPKQLASYTNRITVGKTVTSPLFLFKAVHCKRKVYSYTAKPCYKKKQFPKSRGYNMANKENELACAGNLPAKLNDGRTHLLNSSDSGSSQTEGPSSKYSAFFSEVSQDHETMAQVLFSRNLRLNVALTFWRRRSISELVAYLVRIHDLGVVVDCLPVLTNSLQEEKPYISVGCCVDLLPLVKSLLKSKYEEYVIVGLNWLQAVIKRWWSELSAHKERAEDGNMIILKQQLSELWEQENHLTMVPGYTGNIAKDVNAYLLQLC from the exons ATGGCATCTGAAGCTCACAATGctaaaaaacagaaagtgttGCTTATTGAAGGTCGTCCTGTTGATCTCCCCAGAAAAAGAATCTCTTCTTCCACTAAAAAGATCATGAAGGAG GATAAGAAATCTCCAAAACAGCTGGCTTCATACACAAACAG AATAACAGTTGGAAAAACGGTGACCAGTCCCCTATTTCTCTTCAAAGCAGTACATTGTAAAAGAAAAGTCTATAGTTACACTGCAAAGCCTTGTTACAAGAAGAAACAGTTCCCTAAATCAAGGGGCTATAACAtggcaaataaagaaaatgaactagCTTGTGCAGGGAATCTGCCAGCAAAACTGAATGATGGTCGAACACACTTGCTGAATTCTAGTGACTCTGGCTCGTCTCAAACAGAAGGCCCCTCTTCCAAATATAGTGCATTTTTTTCAGAG GTTTCTCAGGACCATGAAACCATGGCTCAAGTTCTGTTTAGCAGGAATCTGCGGCTGAATGTTGCTTTAACCTTTTGGAGAAGGAGAAGTATAAGTGAACTGGTAGCCTACCTAGTGAG GATACATGATCTTGGAGTTGTAGTAGACTGCCTTCCTGTGCTTACAAACAG tttacaggaagaaaaaccatATATTTCAGTTGGCTGCTGTGTAGATCTTTTGCCTTTAGTGAAATCActacttaaaagcaaatatgaaGA ATATGTGATAGTTGGCCTAAACTGGCTTCAAGCTGTAATTAAAAGATGGTGGTCAGAACTATCTGCGCATAAAGAGAGGGCAGAGGATGG aaatatgattattttaaaacaacaattAAGTGAATTATGGGAACAAGAAAATCATCTTACTATGGTTCCAGGATATACTGGTAATATAGCAAAG gATGTAAATGCTTATTTATTACAACTGTGCTGA